In a genomic window of Puniceicoccus vermicola:
- the ptsP gene encoding phosphoenolpyruvate--protein phosphotransferase produces MSEENKEIILNGIPAAPGVVHGPAFVFQHQEVDVPVYRVPESKLENEKDRFEKALLQTRSQILRVRQEIARKIGESEAQIFDAHLLVLEDKALIDETISAVEDSGNNIEHCFALVARRYIDFFDSMEDEYLRERVADIRDVSKRVLSNLLGETSLGSMGTDALSEPHILVSNSINVSDVAQIKRERILGFVSESGGRTSHAVIMARSMKVPAVVGLENASELIEISDTVIVDGYDGLVIVNPTVDSLYRYGQISEKRDTIRKIYESKVALPSETVDGSKVKIMANIEEAGEIPSVLESRAEGVGLFRTEGIVLRERQALASEDLQFDQYQRVVEQLAPLPVVIRTLDIGGDKELPGNLFGREQNPFMGFRAIRYCLKNPEIFKEQLKAVLRAATYGKARLMYPMISGVRELLEANQLLEECKLELKERGEAYSEDIEVGSMIEIPSAAYTADVIAENCSFLSIGTNDLIQYMLAVDRVNDSIAHLYDPSHPGVLRTIKAVIDMAHEKNTPVAVCGEMASDPVYVPLLVGMGADELSMSPSLIPEVKFMIRHISMGSARDLTEEILSLKRPRQIFRRLREFYRGVMKDAVGEDFLP; encoded by the coding sequence GTGTCTGAAGAAAATAAAGAGATCATACTAAACGGTATCCCGGCTGCTCCTGGGGTGGTGCATGGTCCTGCGTTCGTATTTCAGCACCAGGAGGTGGATGTTCCCGTCTATCGTGTGCCCGAGTCCAAGCTCGAGAATGAGAAGGACCGTTTCGAAAAGGCATTGCTGCAGACGCGGTCGCAGATTCTCCGCGTACGGCAGGAAATTGCCCGTAAAATCGGGGAATCCGAAGCGCAGATCTTTGACGCCCACCTCCTCGTCCTCGAGGACAAAGCCCTGATCGACGAAACTATTTCGGCGGTGGAGGACAGTGGGAACAATATCGAACACTGCTTTGCTTTGGTGGCCCGCCGATATATTGATTTCTTTGACTCGATGGAGGACGAATACCTCCGGGAGCGGGTCGCTGACATCCGTGATGTGTCCAAGCGGGTGCTCTCGAATCTTCTTGGTGAGACTTCTCTCGGGTCGATGGGGACGGATGCGCTTTCCGAACCTCATATCTTGGTTTCGAATTCGATCAACGTCAGTGATGTGGCCCAGATCAAGCGCGAGCGGATCCTCGGATTTGTCTCCGAAAGTGGCGGTCGCACCAGTCACGCAGTGATTATGGCCCGCTCCATGAAGGTGCCTGCGGTCGTGGGGCTGGAGAATGCCAGTGAGCTGATTGAGATCTCGGACACCGTGATCGTGGATGGATATGACGGCTTGGTGATCGTGAATCCCACCGTCGATTCCCTCTATCGCTACGGACAAATTTCGGAGAAACGGGATACGATCCGGAAGATTTACGAGTCGAAGGTGGCCCTCCCGTCGGAGACGGTCGATGGCAGTAAGGTCAAGATCATGGCCAACATCGAAGAAGCGGGCGAAATCCCCAGTGTCTTGGAGAGCCGTGCCGAGGGTGTCGGCCTTTTCCGGACGGAAGGCATCGTGCTCCGTGAGCGCCAAGCCTTGGCTTCGGAGGACTTGCAGTTCGACCAGTATCAAAGAGTGGTCGAGCAACTGGCTCCGCTTCCGGTCGTGATTCGCACGTTGGACATTGGCGGCGATAAGGAACTTCCAGGGAACCTATTTGGGCGGGAGCAGAACCCATTCATGGGTTTTCGGGCGATTCGCTACTGCCTGAAAAATCCGGAAATTTTCAAAGAGCAATTGAAAGCAGTCTTGAGGGCCGCCACCTATGGAAAGGCGCGTCTGATGTATCCCATGATTAGTGGGGTCCGAGAACTGTTGGAGGCCAACCAGTTGCTGGAAGAGTGCAAGCTGGAGTTGAAGGAGCGCGGCGAAGCGTATTCCGAAGATATTGAAGTCGGGAGCATGATCGAGATTCCGAGTGCTGCCTACACCGCCGATGTCATTGCCGAAAACTGCTCATTTCTCAGTATTGGAACGAATGATTTGATTCAGTACATGCTGGCCGTCGACCGGGTGAACGACAGCATTGCGCACCTCTACGATCCGAGCCACCCCGGTGTGCTGCGGACAATCAAGGCCGTCATCGATATGGCCCACGAGAAAAATACGCCTGTCGCAGTGTGTGGGGAAATGGCCAGTGATCCGGTTTATGTTCCTCTCCTCGTCGGGATGGGAGCGGATGAATTGAGCATGTCTCCGAGCTTGATTCCGGAGGTCAAGTTCATGATTCGCCACATTTCCATGGGCAGCGCCCGGGATCTGACCGAAGAGATTCTCTCCCTCAAGCGCCCCCGCCAAATCTTCCGCCGCCTCCGCGAGTTCTACCGTGGCGTCATGAAAGACGCTGTCGGCGAAGATTTTCTCCCCTGA